A region of the Dyadobacter sp. CECT 9275 genome:
TGACCATGCTCAGAAAGAGTATGGTTTTAAATACCTCATTATAATACATAACTGCAATTAATTACATGACTTACTGGCCCAAAACGCTTGGTGATACAGGCAGTGAAGTGTTATTATTTCCTGCGCAAAATCCTGGATGCGTTGGCTTTATATATCTTCTTTAATACTTCATCCGGCAGTCCGAAGCCCTGCAACGGCCAATGATAACCGGTAAGATCGATCGCATAAAAATGCTCGTCCCTGGTTTCCAGTATTCTGAACGTCATCTCGTACATTTCATACGTAGCCCGCATGTCAGTTCCGTACAGCAGTTTGTCCTGGTATTTCTCAAAGAAGGTATGCATATATCTGGGAATTGGTGCCACCTCTGCATATCTGGCAGCGAAATCTGCATAAAGATTTTTGTACTTAGACAATAACCGGCCCAAAATACTGAGATCGTATTCGCAGTTGGCCAGGTGGCAGGCAATAAATGTCGTGCCCGGATTGTCCCTTACCACATTTTCAAGGGTCTGTATCAACCCGGAATGGCCCATAAACCCAGGTTTGGTTTGGTCAACTTTCCAGTCATACGCATTCATCAGCCCATCGTTGGTAGAGTCCATGGGCTCATACATCCACATCGGTTCCGCGACATGCACATTCACCGGCATTTTCAACTCACCGCATTTCTGAAACAATGGCTTCATACGCAGGTCGTCGATATGCATACCATAGGCCTGAACCGGTTCCGAGAAAAGTTCACCCAACCCTTTGTCTCCCAGCTCGCCCACTCCCCGGGCTCCCACTCTGGCACAGCGTTCAAGCTCTTTCACCGCCCGCGCGCTCCATCCCGGCTCGTTATATCCGGTATAATCAAACCCACACCACAGCTCAAACCGCTCACCATAAGGAGCATACATCTTGTATACTGAGTCAAAGGCTGCACCGGTCAGCATGGTAAGAACGATTGTCTTCTCAATACCCAGCCTGTCCATCCGGCCAACCCATTCCCTTATTTCCGCATCCGTTTTCGCCTCTGTCTGATGTGCGTGCATGTCAATTACCGGAAATCTGGCTCTGGTAATTCTGGTGACCGGTATTTTGTAAATGGACTTAGGTCTGTAGTTTTTCAGCAGCAGGGAGTCTGGCTTTTGTGCGTGCGCATAACACACCAGTATCACAGACAGGAAGGTATAACCGATAAGTTTCAACATCTTACTTAAACCGTGCAGAAGAGTTCGACATAGAAGAATAACCTTTAAAAAACCGTTTCAAATAGCAGAGGTAGGATATAAAACCAAGCGAACGGCCGCCACTAAAATTAACCGCCCGCTTGACAAATATCCCGATCTGTAAAAATCATTAGCTTATACTGCCAACTACTCTTTCAAAACCACCTGCCTCTTTTCAGTACCCAGGATTCTGCCCGATGGCTTTGGCGTCCAGCGCTGGTATCGGAAGCAGGTAGTCGTTCTCATCGTATCCCTGAGCATTGTCCGGCAAATTGACCTGCTGTAAAATCCGTTTTCTCAATACATCAAAATAGCGGTCATTCTCAAAGCAAAGCTCAAAGCTTCTTTCGTCGATTACTTTCTGATCAAACTGCGCCTTTGTCATAGTCATTGTGGCAAGTGCTTCGGTACCGGTACCGGCATTGGCACGGTTGATAATCATATTCAGCCGGTCTACCGCCAGCTGGGTAGGAGCGCCAGCGGCCATATTGGCGGCCTCGGCATAAATGAGCAGCAGGTCTGCGAAACGCAGCAGCTTCATTTCAATACCTGCGTCTCCACCTCCTACCTGCTGGTCATAAGTCAGATTTGGCATATTAAACTTACCAATATAAGGAACACCATCGGCGGACTTCGACCAATTGATCATCGGTGCTGACGGGTCATAAATATCTGAAGTGAAATCCAGCAACAGATAGTTATGTTTACGAGGTTGTTCGGGGTAGATATTGGATGCCCAATAAATTTTCACAGCTCCTCCGCTCCATCCATCCATTTCGGAAGGTGCCCAGGCATTTCCAGGCATATAGGGCGTTTGCGAGGTAGTATGAAAAGCAAACATTACCTCCAGGCTGTGGTTATTGGAAGTTTTGAAAACATCCTGAAAGCTGGGAAGCAATTTGTAGGGGCCATTTTTGATTACATCGTCGGCCATATCCCTGGCCTTTGCATAATAATCTGTCTGATTGAGTGGTGCCGTCGCACGCGTAAGGTATACCTTTGCCAGGTATCCCTTTGCCGTCCACTTATTAGGTTTGCCCTGTACTGCCGCGTCATAATCTCCAAGGTGTTCGGCTGCATAAACCAGATCCGCCTGCAATAAGTCATATACTTTTGCTACCTCAAGGCGGGACTCAGGGGTCAGAGGTGTGGATACCGGATCTGGGGTATCTTCTGTGATGTATGGAATTTTCCCATACAACCTGACGAGCGTAAAATAGTTAAAAGCTCTCAGGAAACGTCCCTGCGCAATAACATTGTCTATTGCATCCTGCGGATTACCCGCCAGGCTACCTCCTTTCACCGCTTTTAAAACGGAGTTGATATTGGCGATGGACTTATAATGCCAGTTCCAAAGGTCGTTAAAGGATGTCGCACCGAAATCCAGACTGGTACCTTCAAACTGCCCGTCGGGAAAGCTGGGTAACCCCTGGTACCCTCCCCATGTCACAAACAATGCGTTCATAGAGCCGGCATAGGCCGCTTCGCACTGCCCGACGGTGGCATAAAAATTCTGCGGCGTGGAAATTCCCTCAGGAGATTCCTCCAGGCTTTGGCAGGAGAAACCGACTATCATACAGAGCAACGCTATAAAACTTCTGCTGGAATAAATTATGTTCTTTTTCAT
Encoded here:
- a CDS encoding RagB/SusD family nutrient uptake outer membrane protein; translated protein: MKKNIIYSSRSFIALLCMIVGFSCQSLEESPEGISTPQNFYATVGQCEAAYAGSMNALFVTWGGYQGLPSFPDGQFEGTSLDFGATSFNDLWNWHYKSIANINSVLKAVKGGSLAGNPQDAIDNVIAQGRFLRAFNYFTLVRLYGKIPYITEDTPDPVSTPLTPESRLEVAKVYDLLQADLVYAAEHLGDYDAAVQGKPNKWTAKGYLAKVYLTRATAPLNQTDYYAKARDMADDVIKNGPYKLLPSFQDVFKTSNNHSLEVMFAFHTTSQTPYMPGNAWAPSEMDGWSGGAVKIYWASNIYPEQPRKHNYLLLDFTSDIYDPSAPMINWSKSADGVPYIGKFNMPNLTYDQQVGGGDAGIEMKLLRFADLLLIYAEAANMAAGAPTQLAVDRLNMIINRANAGTGTEALATMTMTKAQFDQKVIDERSFELCFENDRYFDVLRKRILQQVNLPDNAQGYDENDYLLPIPALDAKAIGQNPGY
- a CDS encoding amidohydrolase family protein: MLKLIGYTFLSVILVCYAHAQKPDSLLLKNYRPKSIYKIPVTRITRARFPVIDMHAHQTEAKTDAEIREWVGRMDRLGIEKTIVLTMLTGAAFDSVYKMYAPYGERFELWCGFDYTGYNEPGWSARAVKELERCARVGARGVGELGDKGLGELFSEPVQAYGMHIDDLRMKPLFQKCGELKMPVNVHVAEPMWMYEPMDSTNDGLMNAYDWKVDQTKPGFMGHSGLIQTLENVVRDNPGTTFIACHLANCEYDLSILGRLLSKYKNLYADFAARYAEVAPIPRYMHTFFEKYQDKLLYGTDMRATYEMYEMTFRILETRDEHFYAIDLTGYHWPLQGFGLPDEVLKKIYKANASRILRRK